A stretch of Pirellulales bacterium DNA encodes these proteins:
- a CDS encoding DegT/DnrJ/EryC1/StrS aminotransferase family protein: MSPAPVRSRWPEFDDEQRAVVDQVLRSGKVNYWTGEQGRAFEQEFAQFVGVRHAVALANGTLALELALAALDVGPGDEVVVPARTFIASASCVVARGARPVVVDVDPVSQTLSADTIAAGLTERTKAIVCVHLAGRPCDMDPILELARRRNLRVIEDCAQAHGAEYRGRRVGSLGDAAAFSFCQDKIMTTGGEGGMLVTDCEHAWRRAWSYKDHGKDYDAVHHADHPPGFRWLHHSFGSNWRMTEMQAALGRVQLRRLPEWLAARRRNAGLLARHCRELPALEVETLPADIHHAYYRFYAFVKPEALSHGGSRDDVMAELTARGVPCSVGSCGEIHREQAFASLGPQSTLPSARRLADRSLAFLVDHTLTAADMDFVGAALRTTLSPARAAA, encoded by the coding sequence ATGTCGCCCGCCCCCGTTCGCTCGCGTTGGCCGGAGTTCGACGACGAGCAGCGCGCCGTCGTCGACCAAGTGCTCCGCTCGGGGAAGGTCAACTACTGGACCGGCGAGCAAGGGCGCGCGTTTGAGCAGGAGTTCGCCCAGTTCGTCGGGGTGCGGCACGCCGTCGCCCTGGCCAACGGCACGTTGGCATTGGAACTGGCCCTGGCCGCGCTGGACGTCGGCCCCGGCGACGAGGTCGTCGTCCCGGCCCGGACGTTTATCGCCTCGGCCAGTTGCGTCGTCGCCCGCGGGGCTCGCCCCGTGGTGGTCGACGTCGACCCCGTATCGCAGACCCTCTCGGCCGACACGATCGCGGCGGGGCTCACCGAGCGGACCAAGGCGATCGTCTGCGTCCATCTGGCGGGGCGGCCGTGCGATATGGATCCCATCCTCGAGCTTGCCCGGCGACGGAACTTGCGCGTCATCGAGGACTGCGCCCAAGCCCACGGCGCCGAATACCGCGGGCGCCGCGTCGGTTCGCTCGGCGACGCGGCGGCCTTCTCGTTCTGCCAGGACAAGATCATGACCACGGGCGGCGAAGGGGGGATGCTCGTGACCGATTGCGAACATGCCTGGCGTCGGGCGTGGAGCTACAAGGATCACGGCAAGGACTACGACGCGGTTCACCATGCCGATCACCCCCCCGGGTTCCGCTGGCTGCATCACTCGTTCGGTTCCAACTGGCGGATGACGGAGATGCAAGCCGCGCTAGGCCGCGTGCAACTGCGCCGCTTGCCCGAGTGGCTCGCGGCGCGGCGGCGCAACGCCGGCTTGCTCGCGCGCCACTGTCGCGAGCTCCCGGCGTTGGAGGTCGAAACGCTCCCCGCCGACATTCATCACGCCTACTACCGGTTCTACGCCTTCGTGAAGCCCGAGGCGCTTTCCCACGGCGGATCGCGCGACGACGTGATGGCGGAATTGACGGCTCGCGGCGTACCGTGCTCGGTGGGAAGTTGCGGCGAAATTCATCGCGAGCAAGCGTTCGCGTCGCTGGGCCCCCAATCGACGCTGCCCAGCGCCCGTCGTCTCGCCGACCGAAGCCTCGCCTTTCTGGTCGACCACACGCTCACGGCCGCAGATATGGACTTCGTCGGCGCGGCCCTCCGCACGACGCTGTCCC
- a CDS encoding glycosyltransferase family 4 protein, with amino-acid sequence MRILLLTQYYAPEPAFKFADLARGLVARGHEVQVLTGFPCYPHGKTYPGYRQRLHHSEVMDGVLVTRVPQWPDHSSSVLRRVLYYATFALSAATIGWRKARRADVILAYQSALPVGLTARWLSFATRTPYVLDVADLWPESLAATGMIANRTALSVVARVMKFIYRGARRINVITTGYRDNLLQRGVPAKKLSVIETWPAAGLFDPLPVDAQLAASHGMTRPVEILYAGAMGPSQGLEVVLDAAANLADRPEIRFTLVGDGLRRASLEAAARSRGLANVQFVGRLDPSELRRLYPSASALLVHLTPNDMSRASIPSKTFAYMCSGRPLLMGCEGVATELVRRHACGLCFTPGDAESLAAAVTELADMAQAEQDRLAANARSAYLQFYQSSRQIDRYVAFLSEAIGAPVPAATPTPTPRRQAAA; translated from the coding sequence ATGCGGATCCTACTGCTGACCCAGTACTACGCGCCCGAGCCGGCGTTCAAGTTCGCCGACCTCGCCCGGGGACTCGTCGCCCGCGGGCACGAGGTGCAGGTGCTCACCGGCTTCCCCTGCTACCCCCACGGCAAGACGTACCCGGGTTACCGCCAGCGGCTCCATCACAGCGAAGTCATGGACGGCGTGCTCGTAACGCGCGTTCCTCAGTGGCCCGACCACAGCTCCTCGGTGCTGCGGCGGGTGCTGTACTACGCGACGTTCGCTCTCAGCGCGGCGACGATCGGCTGGCGGAAGGCTCGCCGGGCCGACGTGATCTTGGCGTATCAATCGGCGCTGCCGGTCGGCTTGACCGCCCGGTGGTTGAGCTTCGCAACCCGCACCCCGTACGTCCTCGACGTGGCCGATCTGTGGCCCGAGAGTCTCGCCGCGACCGGCATGATCGCCAACCGCACGGCGCTGAGCGTGGTCGCGCGGGTGATGAAGTTCATCTACCGCGGCGCGCGGCGGATCAACGTGATCACGACCGGGTATCGCGACAATCTTCTGCAGCGAGGCGTCCCGGCCAAGAAACTGTCGGTCATCGAGACTTGGCCTGCCGCGGGGCTGTTCGATCCGCTGCCGGTCGACGCACAGCTGGCTGCAAGCCACGGGATGACGCGCCCCGTCGAGATCCTGTACGCCGGGGCGATGGGTCCCAGCCAAGGGCTCGAGGTCGTGCTGGACGCCGCCGCGAATCTGGCCGACCGCCCCGAGATTCGCTTCACGCTCGTCGGCGACGGACTCCGCCGCGCCAGTCTGGAAGCCGCGGCGCGCAGCCGGGGCCTGGCCAATGTTCAATTCGTCGGTCGGTTGGATCCGAGCGAACTGCGCCGGCTCTACCCTTCGGCCTCCGCGCTGCTCGTGCACCTGACGCCGAACGACATGTCGCGGGCGTCCATTCCGTCCAAGACGTTTGCCTACATGTGCAGCGGCCGGCCGCTGTTGATGGGATGCGAAGGGGTCGCGACCGAGTTGGTCCGGCGCCACGCATGCGGGCTCTGCTTCACGCCGGGCGACGCCGAGTCCCTTGCCGCGGCCGTGACGGAGTTGGCCGACATGGCGCAAGCCGAGCAAGACCGCCTCGCCGCGAACGCCCGCAGCGCGTACTTGCAGTTCTATCAATCAAGCCGGCAGATCGATCGCTACGTCGCCTTCCTATCCGAAGCGATCGGAGCCCCGGTCCCTGCCGCGACCCCGACGCCGACCCCACGACGCCAAGCGGCAGCTTAG
- the wecB gene encoding UDP-N-acetylglucosamine 2-epimerase (non-hydrolyzing), with the protein MTAPLKVMTILGTRPEIIRLSRVMALLDQHVKHVLVHTGQNSDFELNEVFFRDLALRAPDHYLGVSRASLGTILGEVMMKSETVLAAERPDAVLILGDTNSAFAAIMARRMRIPVYHMEAGNRCFDFNVPEEINRRLIDHVSDFNLAYTEHARRNLLAEGIHPRRIYLTGSPMREVLDANRPGIEASDVVERLGLQPGKFFVASMHRAENVDVAAHFDQLLDALRRLAATYDLPVVVSTHPRTKQRLEARSGAVDPRVQFLPPFGYHDYVKLQLAARCTLSDSGTISEESSILGFPAVTMRTAMERPEAMDSGHIILAGREPETILNAVALAVHNHDLDRRQPIAEEYQVTNASSRVVKLILGTALLGRQWDGIVQAA; encoded by the coding sequence ATGACCGCTCCGCTTAAAGTGATGACGATCCTCGGCACCCGGCCCGAGATCATCCGCCTGTCGCGGGTGATGGCGCTGTTGGATCAGCATGTGAAGCACGTCCTGGTGCACACGGGGCAGAATTCCGACTTCGAACTGAACGAAGTCTTCTTCCGCGACCTGGCTCTGCGGGCGCCCGATCACTATCTCGGCGTCAGCCGCGCGTCGCTGGGGACGATCCTCGGCGAGGTGATGATGAAGTCCGAAACCGTGCTCGCCGCCGAGCGGCCCGACGCGGTGCTGATCCTGGGCGACACGAACAGCGCGTTCGCGGCGATCATGGCCCGGCGGATGCGGATCCCCGTCTATCACATGGAGGCGGGCAACCGTTGCTTCGATTTCAACGTCCCCGAGGAGATCAACCGCCGACTGATCGACCACGTGAGCGACTTCAACCTCGCCTACACCGAACACGCGCGGCGAAACCTGCTGGCCGAGGGAATCCATCCGCGGCGCATTTACTTGACCGGGTCGCCAATGCGCGAGGTGCTCGACGCCAACCGCCCGGGGATCGAGGCGTCCGATGTCGTCGAGCGCCTGGGACTTCAGCCCGGCAAGTTCTTCGTGGCGAGCATGCATCGCGCGGAAAACGTCGACGTCGCCGCCCACTTCGACCAGTTGCTCGACGCGCTCCGCCGCCTGGCCGCCACGTACGACCTGCCCGTGGTCGTCAGCACGCATCCCCGCACCAAGCAACGACTCGAGGCCCGCTCGGGAGCGGTCGATCCTCGCGTGCAGTTCCTGCCCCCCTTCGGATACCACGACTACGTCAAGCTGCAACTTGCGGCCCGCTGCACCCTGTCCGACAGCGGCACGATCAGCGAAGAAAGCTCCATCCTCGGCTTCCCCGCCGTGACGATGCGCACGGCGATGGAACGCCCCGAGGCGATGGACTCGGGGCATATCATCCTCGCCGGGCGCGAGCCCGAGACGATCCTCAACGCGGTCGCCCTGGCTGTCCACAACCACGACCTCGACCGTCGCCAGCCGATCGCCGAGGAATACCAGGTGACGAACGCCTCGTCGCGCGTCGTGAAGCTCATCCTGGGCACGGCTTTGCTGGGGCGGCAGTGGGACGGAATCGTTCAGGCGGCGTGA
- a CDS encoding NAD-dependent epimerase/dehydratase family protein — protein sequence MTFTAGVTGAGGFVGQYVVRRLTQRADARVVVCPREAWNSPTRLAAFLAPCDVIVHLAGLNRGSEDEVYRRNVELVERLVAAVERAPRSPGIVFASSTQRSRHNAYGRSKRRGEDLIEAWSARGGNAIAMEIPNVFGPGCRPHYNSVVATFCDQLARGESPRIVSDAEIEFVWVGDLAAAIDAEVGELAAGRSRGYRLRRVPGRQPLLVSELLAKLRGFLDSEDERGIVPDLTDPFDAQLYATLRSYLPLAAHVKRPSLHADPRGELCEVIKLAGAGQVFFSTTRPGVTRGNHYHTRKSEWFCVLQGEAVIRLRRIGSDVVEEIRVRGDSPTFVSIPVLHAHHIENTGPDDLLTMFWTNEIFDPADPDTFAEAVLAAPQKQATAA from the coding sequence GTGACTTTCACGGCTGGAGTGACCGGCGCCGGCGGATTCGTCGGCCAGTACGTCGTCCGACGACTGACGCAGCGCGCCGATGCGCGGGTCGTCGTCTGCCCGCGCGAGGCTTGGAACAGTCCGACCCGGCTCGCGGCGTTCCTTGCCCCGTGCGACGTAATCGTTCACCTGGCCGGGCTCAATCGCGGCAGCGAAGACGAAGTCTACCGCCGCAACGTCGAACTCGTCGAACGTCTCGTCGCGGCGGTCGAACGGGCGCCCCGCTCGCCGGGGATCGTCTTCGCCTCCTCGACGCAACGCTCGCGGCACAACGCCTACGGGCGGTCGAAACGGCGGGGAGAGGACCTGATCGAGGCGTGGAGCGCCCGAGGGGGGAACGCCATCGCGATGGAAATTCCCAACGTCTTCGGCCCCGGTTGCCGACCCCACTACAACTCGGTCGTCGCCACGTTCTGCGATCAACTGGCCCGGGGCGAGTCGCCGCGGATCGTCAGCGACGCGGAGATCGAGTTCGTCTGGGTCGGCGACTTGGCGGCGGCGATCGACGCCGAGGTCGGCGAACTGGCCGCCGGTCGCAGCCGGGGCTACCGACTCCGCCGCGTCCCCGGCCGGCAACCGCTGTTGGTCTCCGAGCTGCTCGCCAAGCTCCGCGGATTTCTCGACAGCGAAGACGAGCGCGGGATCGTCCCCGATCTGACCGATCCGTTCGACGCCCAATTGTACGCGACGCTGCGGTCGTACCTGCCGCTCGCGGCCCACGTGAAGCGCCCCTCGCTGCACGCCGACCCGCGCGGCGAATTGTGCGAAGTCATCAAACTGGCCGGCGCCGGACAGGTGTTCTTCTCGACGACTCGCCCCGGCGTCACCCGCGGCAATCACTACCACACCCGCAAGAGCGAGTGGTTCTGCGTGCTGCAGGGCGAGGCCGTCATCCGCCTCCGCCGAATCGGCAGCGATGTTGTGGAAGAAATCCGCGTGCGCGGCGATTCGCCGACGTTCGTCTCGATCCCCGTGCTGCACGCCCACCACATCGAGAACACGGGCCCCGACGACCTGCTGACGATGTTCTGGACGAACGAAATCTTCGACCCCGCCGATCCCGACACGTTCGCCGAAGCGGTGCTCGCCGCCCCGCAAAAGCAAGCGACCGCCGCCTGA
- a CDS encoding polysaccharide biosynthesis protein: MFRDRTLFVTGGTGSFGHDFVSLVLREHQPRQVVVFSRDEKKQHDMRLEFDDPRLSFVIGDVRDRDQLIMAMRGADYVFHAAALKQVPSCEFFPLEAVYTNVIGTNNVLDAAELNGVEKLVVLSTDKAVYPINAMGQTKALMEKLMLARAKTPQTKTVFCGVRYGNVMYSRGSVIPLFVKQIAEEKPLTVTHPDMTRLLLPLADAVTLVTFAMEHGRPGDLFVRKATAATVETLAEAMRRLFQADNPIDVVGVRAGEKMHEVLVSAEELTRAEDCGEYYRVCCHGRRDYDEYFTRGHVSEEMLRDGYTSENAPQLSIGEVENLLLRLPEIRRDLDQRGVKIGPRRAAA, encoded by the coding sequence ATGTTTCGCGACCGCACGCTCTTCGTCACCGGCGGCACCGGTTCGTTCGGCCACGACTTCGTCAGCCTCGTGCTCCGCGAGCACCAGCCCCGGCAAGTCGTCGTCTTTAGCCGAGACGAGAAGAAGCAGCACGACATGCGGCTCGAGTTCGACGACCCGCGGTTGTCGTTCGTCATCGGCGACGTCCGCGACCGCGACCAACTGATTATGGCGATGCGCGGGGCCGACTACGTTTTTCACGCCGCGGCGCTCAAGCAGGTCCCCTCCTGCGAATTCTTTCCGCTCGAAGCGGTCTACACGAACGTCATCGGCACGAACAACGTCCTCGACGCAGCCGAGCTGAACGGCGTCGAGAAGCTGGTCGTCCTCAGCACCGACAAGGCGGTTTACCCGATCAACGCCATGGGCCAGACCAAGGCCCTCATGGAAAAGCTGATGCTCGCCCGGGCCAAGACGCCGCAGACCAAGACGGTGTTCTGCGGCGTGCGGTACGGCAACGTCATGTATTCGCGGGGCTCGGTGATTCCGCTGTTCGTCAAGCAGATCGCCGAGGAAAAGCCGCTCACGGTGACCCATCCCGACATGACCCGGCTGCTGTTGCCGTTGGCCGACGCAGTGACGCTGGTCACGTTCGCAATGGAGCACGGCCGGCCTGGCGACCTGTTTGTTCGCAAGGCGACCGCCGCGACGGTCGAGACGCTCGCCGAGGCGATGCGCCGCTTGTTCCAGGCCGACAATCCGATCGACGTCGTCGGCGTGCGGGCCGGCGAGAAGATGCATGAAGTGCTGGTCAGCGCCGAAGAGCTGACCCGCGCCGAAGACTGCGGCGAGTACTACCGCGTTTGCTGCCACGGTCGGCGCGACTACGACGAGTACTTCACCCGCGGCCACGTCTCCGAGGAGATGCTCCGCGACGGCTACACGTCGGAGAACGCCCCGCAACTGTCGATCGGCGAGGTGGAGAATCTGCTGTTGCGGCTCCCGGAGATTCGCCGCGACTTGGATCAACGAGGCGTGAAGATCGGACCGCGGAGGGCCGCCGCGTGA
- a CDS encoding SDR family oxidoreductase — protein MTRYLVTGGAGFIGSHIVAALAEAGSEVRVLDNLSTGKRGNVPASPRVTLIEGDVLDPLALARAIDGVDVVFHQAAMASVPNSVANPLDCHAACATSTVAVLDAARRGGVKRVVYAGSSSAYGNQPYSAKRETDTLSPLSPYAAAKLAGEAYCQAFYATYGLETTVLRYFNVFGPRQDPASEYSAVIPKFVARMLQGKRPIVFGDGRQSRDFTYVDNVAAGNLAAAAAPAAAVAGRVFNVACGRQFSLLDLIASINRVLGTNLEPEFAPPRAGDVRESLADVSMAREALGYEPTVDFDEGLRRSIEYYQSIM, from the coding sequence ATGACTCGTTACCTCGTCACCGGCGGCGCCGGGTTCATCGGTTCGCATATCGTCGCCGCGCTGGCCGAGGCGGGGAGCGAAGTGCGGGTGCTCGACAATCTCAGCACCGGCAAACGAGGCAACGTCCCCGCCTCGCCGCGCGTGACGCTGATTGAAGGGGACGTCCTCGACCCGCTGGCCCTCGCCCGGGCGATCGACGGGGTCGACGTCGTCTTTCATCAGGCCGCGATGGCCTCGGTCCCGAACAGCGTCGCCAACCCGCTCGACTGCCACGCGGCGTGCGCCACCTCGACGGTCGCAGTGCTCGACGCCGCTCGTCGGGGCGGGGTGAAGCGCGTCGTCTACGCCGGTTCCTCGAGCGCCTACGGCAATCAGCCTTACTCGGCCAAGCGCGAAACCGACACGCTGTCGCCGCTGTCGCCGTACGCCGCCGCCAAACTGGCGGGCGAAGCGTACTGCCAAGCGTTCTACGCCACCTACGGTCTCGAAACGACCGTCCTCCGGTACTTCAACGTCTTCGGTCCTCGGCAAGATCCCGCCAGCGAATACTCGGCAGTCATCCCGAAGTTCGTTGCGAGAATGCTCCAGGGAAAGCGCCCCATCGTGTTCGGCGACGGTCGGCAGTCGCGCGACTTCACCTATGTCGACAACGTGGCGGCCGGCAATCTCGCCGCGGCCGCGGCCCCGGCGGCGGCCGTCGCGGGGCGAGTGTTCAACGTCGCTTGCGGCCGGCAGTTCAGCTTGCTCGATCTCATCGCTAGCATCAATCGCGTCTTGGGGACGAACCTTGAGCCCGAGTTCGCCCCGCCGCGAGCCGGCGACGTTCGCGAAAGCCTCGCCGACGTCTCGATGGCCCGTGAGGCCCTGGGCTACGAGCCGACGGTCGATTTCGACGAAGGCCTGCGGCGGTCGATCGAGTACTACCAGTCGATCATGTAG
- a CDS encoding SLBB domain-containing protein yields MPSSPRICHRNGGSAWQFAALVAVWAGCGAPGIRPASLPPELLAAPRNSRATINLASVATPGVADSNIAPGDLLELTITSGRDGEQPQPTLARVGDDGRVDVPLVGLVPVAGLEAAMAELAVGQAAVDRGIYRRPHVAVELKSKSVNHVTVLGAVTTPGVHEISRTNCNLVAAIAAAGGLNEDAGTIVEIVRQPKLIAGEPALHADAGLQDEGIQQASYRAGGAAGLATAPRTQRINLSNPAAVPGCVLGDRDVVVVKPRDKDMIYVAGIVKQPGQFEMPEDRELRLLDAVALAGGLDSPVADQVLVVRNVPGRPDPVPIRCSIAAAKRQGSENLVLAPGDAISIEQTAATAVVDVFRNIFRMSFGLTRNASFF; encoded by the coding sequence ATGCCGAGTTCTCCCCGCATTTGTCATCGAAACGGGGGCAGCGCATGGCAATTCGCGGCGCTCGTGGCGGTCTGGGCCGGTTGCGGAGCGCCGGGGATTCGTCCCGCGAGCCTTCCGCCCGAGTTGCTCGCAGCGCCGCGGAACTCGCGGGCGACGATCAATCTGGCGAGCGTGGCGACGCCGGGCGTCGCCGATTCGAACATCGCCCCCGGCGATTTGCTGGAGCTCACGATCACTAGCGGCCGCGACGGCGAGCAACCGCAGCCGACGCTCGCTCGCGTCGGCGACGACGGCCGAGTCGACGTGCCGCTCGTGGGGCTCGTGCCGGTGGCGGGTCTTGAAGCCGCGATGGCCGAACTGGCGGTCGGGCAAGCCGCGGTCGACCGCGGCATCTATCGCCGCCCGCACGTGGCGGTCGAACTGAAATCGAAATCGGTCAACCATGTGACGGTGCTGGGCGCGGTAACGACCCCCGGCGTGCATGAGATCTCGCGAACCAACTGCAATCTCGTCGCCGCGATCGCCGCGGCGGGAGGGCTCAACGAAGATGCCGGTACGATCGTCGAGATCGTACGGCAACCGAAGCTGATCGCCGGGGAGCCCGCATTGCATGCCGACGCCGGCCTGCAGGACGAGGGGATCCAACAGGCGAGTTACCGCGCCGGCGGCGCGGCCGGACTCGCCACGGCCCCGCGGACGCAGCGAATCAATCTGTCGAACCCTGCGGCGGTCCCCGGTTGCGTGCTCGGCGATCGCGACGTCGTGGTCGTCAAACCGCGCGACAAGGACATGATTTACGTCGCGGGGATCGTCAAACAACCCGGTCAGTTTGAAATGCCGGAGGATCGCGAGCTGCGCCTGCTCGACGCGGTGGCGCTGGCCGGGGGGCTCGACTCGCCGGTCGCCGACCAAGTGCTCGTGGTGCGGAACGTCCCGGGCCGGCCTGACCCCGTGCCGATCCGCTGCAGCATCGCGGCCGCCAAACGCCAAGGTTCGGAGAATCTGGTGCTGGCGCCGGGGGATGCGATCAGCATCGAGCAAACGGCCGCCACGGCGGTGGTCGACGTGTTCCGCAACATCTTCCGGATGTCGTTTGGCCTTACGCGCAACGCCTCGTTTTTCTAA
- a CDS encoding polysaccharide biosynthesis tyrosine autokinase — translation MPRRMLSDPQRPPSSSADFASTGDLVPGVMRFARLVMRRSNVVVACLAVCGAIGAAYYITAPRYYSSTAKLLIIEQKSDQLASVGDADGSETTMATQREIVVSPVVLKRAIDQLAPQDRIDLVDVPPHNWVETVAELASATNTRRTNLIDVRFRSKRPDSAAAVVRAIIDAYLEWVREKHQGAAGEMKEMLTDELAKREDDLTRIEAELSDLRRRSGHLAVSSESGVVDPIVQRALRANEAYMEATQRRLRLETTLAAVQEAVARGADVFQHLGGLEESVDRQVLQMTLGVSEHDLSLLADQEAKLLETQKELRDASTYYGPNHPRIGELQQQAASIEAYIRDYRGNLGRRFGGDQSQELGRATQQMLSQSLTEAQRREEQLAATFTEARSVASNHSTQIVEMQRLESQIEWTKKLRDSILDRIATLDFRQGQAPIQATVVREPLPDERPVSPRLKSVVVGSAGLGLILACLIIYFQDVLDDRFASPEELSSQLGVPVLAVVGELEPLTGAGLDVVHTHVAPNKPETEAFRTLRTGLTLSPQPSNRLLVTSSEPGDGKTTIASNLAVAFAQAGRRTLVIDADLRKPGLTTRLGLKREPGVADVLLSEEPIDAAAQEHLHRTEIEGLDVMPTGLRRQNPAELLGSVRFAELLAWAESNYDQVLVDCPPVLAVSDAQIVGRLVDGAVIVVRPEKNHRRMVIRAVENFGSAGCHIFGVVANGITDEDGDYGYGYGYGYGYGHDEDDESTEDQDAPAATIAYPYEAPPRPAAGLAPPGPVRPRRAA, via the coding sequence TTGCCTCGTCGAATGCTGAGCGACCCGCAGCGTCCGCCGTCGTCCTCCGCCGACTTCGCCTCGACCGGCGACTTGGTCCCAGGAGTGATGCGCTTTGCGCGGCTGGTGATGCGCCGGTCGAACGTGGTCGTCGCCTGCCTCGCCGTTTGCGGCGCGATCGGGGCGGCGTACTACATCACGGCGCCGCGGTACTACTCGTCGACCGCCAAGTTGCTGATCATCGAGCAAAAAAGCGATCAGCTCGCCTCGGTGGGAGACGCCGACGGTTCCGAAACGACGATGGCCACCCAGCGCGAGATCGTTGTGAGCCCGGTCGTGCTCAAGCGTGCGATCGACCAGCTCGCCCCTCAGGATCGGATCGATCTGGTCGACGTCCCCCCCCACAACTGGGTCGAGACAGTCGCGGAACTTGCCTCGGCGACGAACACGCGGCGCACGAACCTGATCGACGTACGGTTTCGCTCGAAGCGACCCGACTCGGCCGCGGCGGTCGTGCGGGCGATCATCGACGCCTATCTCGAATGGGTTCGCGAGAAGCACCAAGGCGCCGCGGGCGAGATGAAGGAGATGCTGACCGACGAGCTTGCCAAACGCGAGGACGATCTGACCCGCATCGAGGCGGAGTTGAGCGACCTGCGGCGACGGTCAGGACACCTGGCGGTGTCGTCCGAGTCGGGCGTGGTCGACCCGATCGTCCAGCGGGCGTTGCGGGCCAACGAAGCGTACATGGAGGCGACCCAACGCCGGCTGCGACTGGAAACCACCCTGGCCGCCGTGCAAGAGGCCGTCGCCCGCGGGGCCGACGTATTTCAACATCTCGGCGGGCTCGAAGAATCGGTCGACCGGCAAGTGCTGCAAATGACCCTGGGGGTAAGCGAGCACGACCTGTCGCTCCTGGCCGACCAGGAAGCGAAGCTTCTGGAGACGCAAAAGGAGCTTCGCGACGCGTCAACCTACTATGGCCCCAACCACCCGCGGATCGGCGAGCTTCAGCAACAGGCGGCGTCGATCGAGGCGTACATTCGCGACTATCGCGGCAATTTGGGTCGCCGGTTCGGCGGCGACCAGTCGCAAGAACTGGGCCGAGCCACCCAGCAGATGCTGTCGCAGTCGCTGACCGAAGCCCAACGCCGCGAGGAGCAGCTTGCCGCGACGTTCACCGAGGCTCGATCGGTCGCGTCGAACCATAGCACCCAGATTGTCGAGATGCAGCGGCTCGAGAGCCAGATCGAGTGGACGAAGAAGCTTCGCGATTCGATCCTCGATCGCATCGCAACCTTGGATTTCCGCCAAGGTCAGGCGCCGATCCAAGCGACCGTGGTTCGCGAACCCCTCCCTGACGAACGGCCCGTGTCGCCCCGACTGAAGTCGGTGGTCGTCGGCTCGGCGGGTCTGGGGCTGATCCTGGCGTGCCTCATCATTTACTTCCAGGACGTGCTGGACGATCGGTTCGCCTCGCCGGAGGAGTTGTCCTCGCAATTGGGCGTGCCGGTGCTGGCGGTGGTCGGCGAACTCGAGCCGCTTACGGGCGCGGGGCTCGACGTCGTCCATACGCACGTCGCCCCCAACAAGCCCGAGACCGAAGCGTTCCGCACGCTGCGCACGGGGCTCACGCTAAGCCCGCAGCCGAGCAATCGCCTGTTGGTCACGAGTTCGGAGCCGGGGGACGGCAAGACGACGATCGCCTCGAACCTGGCGGTGGCGTTCGCCCAGGCCGGACGGCGGACGCTCGTGATCGACGCCGACCTCCGCAAGCCGGGGCTGACGACGCGACTGGGCTTGAAACGCGAACCGGGCGTGGCCGACGTGCTCCTCTCCGAGGAACCGATCGACGCGGCGGCCCAGGAGCATCTGCACCGCACCGAGATCGAGGGGCTCGACGTGATGCCCACAGGATTACGGCGTCAGAACCCCGCCGAATTGCTGGGGAGCGTCCGCTTCGCCGAATTGTTGGCATGGGCCGAATCGAACTACGATCAGGTGCTCGTCGACTGTCCCCCCGTGCTGGCGGTCAGCGACGCCCAGATTGTCGGTCGCTTGGTCGACGGCGCCGTGATTGTCGTGCGGCCTGAGAAGAACCACCGGCGGATGGTCATCCGCGCCGTCGAGAACTTCGGCAGCGCCGGGTGCCACATCTTCGGCGTGGTGGCCAACGGCATCACTGACGAGGACGGCGACTACGGTTACGGATACGGTTACGGATACGGGTACGGCCACGACGAGGACGACGAATCGACCGAGGACCAAGACGCCCCGGCGGCGACGATTGCGTATCCCTACGAGGCCCCCCCCCGCCCCGCCGCCGGGCTCGCCCCTCCAGGGCCGGTGCGGCCGCGACGCGCGGCGTGA